One part of the Pithys albifrons albifrons isolate INPA30051 chromosome 21, PitAlb_v1, whole genome shotgun sequence genome encodes these proteins:
- the FOXN1 gene encoding forkhead box protein N1 isoform X1 — protein sequence MVSLLQDQSNIKFSSSDTLERDQQDLMKTQGGSISPIQQSDNPGYSCQPYESGVRTERKSSESSHSPSPASPAQTQIHGRYPANQGIHCGKNKFKASFSTEKFRRYSYEESPVGNYDQFLKSSRNPFHPYKRQISEDVFQEAHQALPPEASPFKSHRSIDGFEGLAGSAGAEESESFPTHIPSIPTEQSWCPNLQYSPPGQGHGTQLMQDSDMKLRTSPLEGQPGLYCYQPQVQEMYCPSHPFHQFPSGGTYPVTYIASSHYPYQRIAPQSSQDAQQPLFPKPIYSYSILIFMALKNSKTGSLPVSEIYNFMTEHFPYFKTAPDGWKNSVRHNLSLNKCFEKVENKSGNSSRKGCLWALNPAKIDKMQEELQKWKRKDPVAVRKSMAKPEELDTLIDDKGERLRCSLLPCSPAGAAGAPVPRQVAAQPRALCEGLAPSLLGLGPAGALPAEPPQPQPQPQPQPLGGQQPPCYAQGFPQMPTALLQHPADPRSLFGPGQGQGQGQGQGQGPLRAQPSLAQDSPLPAQSPPRGALKALPERCAASAAPVTLLPDGDLSNDIDALNPSLTDFELQGNLWEELKDDSLAVDPLVLISSSPVPPHSFPSPCPLQGGGTPGTTIPTIPMPGPAGAAPGAVPDPPLTTLYSAFLELDTVPAAYLSPPGSAPIALM from the exons ATGGTTTCGCTACTCCAAGATCAATCCAATATTAAATTTTCCTCTTCAGACACTCTGGAAAGGGACCAACAAGACCTCATGAAGACACAGGGGGGTTCAATATCCCCAATTCAGCAAAGT GATAACCCTGGTTACAGCTGCCAACCATACGAGTCAGgcgtcaggacagaaagaaagagctCCGAGTCTtctcacagccccagccctgcttccccagcccagaCCCAAATCCATGGGAGATACCCTGCAAACCAAGGAATTCACTGTGGCAAGAACAAATTCAAAGCCTctttcagcactgaaaaattCCGGAGGTACAGTTATGAGGAAAGCCCCGTGGGGAACTACGACCAGTTCCTCAAGAGCAGCAGGAACCCCTTCCACCCCTACAAGAGGCAGATCAGCGAGGATGTTTTCCAGGAAGCACATCAAGCCCTCCCACCAGAAGCTTCACCCTTCAAAAGCCACAGAAGCATTGATGGGTTTGAGGGCCTAGCAGGATCTGCAGGTGCTGAGGAGTCGGAGTCATTTCCCACGCACATCCCGAGCATCCCCACGGAGCAGTCGTGGTGTCCCAACCTCCAGTACAGCCCCCCGGGGCAGGGCCACGGCACACAGCTCATG CAGGACTCAGATATGAAGCTCAGGACATCCCCACTGGAAGGGCAGCCTGGTCTGTACTGCTACCAGCCCCAGGTGCAGGAGATGTATTGCCCCTCACACCCTTTCCATCAG TTCCCCTCTGGGGGCACCTACCCCGTGACCTACATCGCCTCCTCACACTACCCCTACCAGAGGATCgctccccagagcagccaggacGCCCAGCAGCCTCTGTTCCCCAAACCCATCTACTCCTACAG CATCCTGATCTTCATGGCTCTCAAAAACAGCAAGACAGGGAGTTTGCCAGTCAGTGAGATCTACAATTTCATGACAGAACACTTTCCTTACTTTAAG ACAGCTCCAGACGGCTGGAAGAATTCTGTGCGCCACAACTTGTCTTTGAACAAGTGCTTTGAGAAAGTTGAGAACAAGTCAGGCAATTCCTCTCGGAAAGGCTGTTTGTGGGCTCTGAATCCAGCCAAGATTGATAAGATGCAGGAGGAGCTTCAGAAATGGAAGAGGAAAGACCCAGTTGCTGTAAGGAAGAGCATGGCAAAGCCAG AAGAGCTCGACACGCTGATAGACGACAAGGGCGAGCGGCTGCGCTGCTCGCTGCTGCCGTGCAGCCCCGCGGGCGCTGCGGGTGCGCCCGTGCCCAGGCAGGTGGCAGCGCAGCCCCGGGCGCTGTGCGAGGGGCTGGCACCGTCCCTGCTCGGGCTTGGCCCCGCGGGGGCTCTGCCCGCCGAGccgccccagccccagccccagccccagccccagcccctgggcGGGCAGCAGCCGCCGTGCTACGCGCAGGGCTTCCCGCAGATGCCCACGGCGCTGCTGCAGCACCCGGCGGACCCGCGGAGCCTGTTCGGgcccgggcaggggcaggggcaggggcaggggcaggggcagggcccgctccgagcccagcccagcctggcgCAGGACTCGCCGCTGCCGGCGCAGAGCCCTCCGCGGGGCGCGCTGAAGGCGCTGCCCGAGCGCTGCGCGGCCAGCGCCGCCCCGGTCACGCTGCTGCCCGACGGGGACCTCAGCAACGACATCGACGCCCTTAATCCCTCCCTGACTGACTTCGAGCTCCAAG GGAATCTGTGGGAGGAGCTGAAGGACGACAGCCTCGCCGTGGACCCCCTGGTGCTCATCTCGTCCTCCCCGGTGCCCCCGCACAGCTTCCCCTCGCCGTGCCCGCTGCAGGGCGGGGGCACCCCCGGCACCaccatccccaccatccccatgcccggcccggccggtgctgcccccggggctgtgcccgACCCGCCGCTCACCACCCTCTACTCCGCCTTCCTGGAGCTGGACACGGTGCCCGCCGCCTACCTGAGCCCGCCCGGCTCCGCGCC
- the FOXN1 gene encoding forkhead box protein N1 isoform X2, which yields MVSLLQDQSNIKFSSSDTLERDQQDLMKTQGGSISPIQQSDNPGYSCQPYESGVRTERKSSESSHSPSPASPAQTQIHGRYPANQGIHCGKNKFKASFSTEKFRRYSYEESPVGNYDQFLKSSRNPFHPYKRQISEDVFQEAHQALPPEASPFKSHRSIDGFEGLAGSAGAEESESFPTHIPSIPTEQSWCPNLQYSPPGQGHGTQLMDSDMKLRTSPLEGQPGLYCYQPQVQEMYCPSHPFHQFPSGGTYPVTYIASSHYPYQRIAPQSSQDAQQPLFPKPIYSYSILIFMALKNSKTGSLPVSEIYNFMTEHFPYFKTAPDGWKNSVRHNLSLNKCFEKVENKSGNSSRKGCLWALNPAKIDKMQEELQKWKRKDPVAVRKSMAKPEELDTLIDDKGERLRCSLLPCSPAGAAGAPVPRQVAAQPRALCEGLAPSLLGLGPAGALPAEPPQPQPQPQPQPLGGQQPPCYAQGFPQMPTALLQHPADPRSLFGPGQGQGQGQGQGQGPLRAQPSLAQDSPLPAQSPPRGALKALPERCAASAAPVTLLPDGDLSNDIDALNPSLTDFELQGNLWEELKDDSLAVDPLVLISSSPVPPHSFPSPCPLQGGGTPGTTIPTIPMPGPAGAAPGAVPDPPLTTLYSAFLELDTVPAAYLSPPGSAPIALM from the exons ATGGTTTCGCTACTCCAAGATCAATCCAATATTAAATTTTCCTCTTCAGACACTCTGGAAAGGGACCAACAAGACCTCATGAAGACACAGGGGGGTTCAATATCCCCAATTCAGCAAAGT GATAACCCTGGTTACAGCTGCCAACCATACGAGTCAGgcgtcaggacagaaagaaagagctCCGAGTCTtctcacagccccagccctgcttccccagcccagaCCCAAATCCATGGGAGATACCCTGCAAACCAAGGAATTCACTGTGGCAAGAACAAATTCAAAGCCTctttcagcactgaaaaattCCGGAGGTACAGTTATGAGGAAAGCCCCGTGGGGAACTACGACCAGTTCCTCAAGAGCAGCAGGAACCCCTTCCACCCCTACAAGAGGCAGATCAGCGAGGATGTTTTCCAGGAAGCACATCAAGCCCTCCCACCAGAAGCTTCACCCTTCAAAAGCCACAGAAGCATTGATGGGTTTGAGGGCCTAGCAGGATCTGCAGGTGCTGAGGAGTCGGAGTCATTTCCCACGCACATCCCGAGCATCCCCACGGAGCAGTCGTGGTGTCCCAACCTCCAGTACAGCCCCCCGGGGCAGGGCCACGGCACACAGCTCATG GACTCAGATATGAAGCTCAGGACATCCCCACTGGAAGGGCAGCCTGGTCTGTACTGCTACCAGCCCCAGGTGCAGGAGATGTATTGCCCCTCACACCCTTTCCATCAG TTCCCCTCTGGGGGCACCTACCCCGTGACCTACATCGCCTCCTCACACTACCCCTACCAGAGGATCgctccccagagcagccaggacGCCCAGCAGCCTCTGTTCCCCAAACCCATCTACTCCTACAG CATCCTGATCTTCATGGCTCTCAAAAACAGCAAGACAGGGAGTTTGCCAGTCAGTGAGATCTACAATTTCATGACAGAACACTTTCCTTACTTTAAG ACAGCTCCAGACGGCTGGAAGAATTCTGTGCGCCACAACTTGTCTTTGAACAAGTGCTTTGAGAAAGTTGAGAACAAGTCAGGCAATTCCTCTCGGAAAGGCTGTTTGTGGGCTCTGAATCCAGCCAAGATTGATAAGATGCAGGAGGAGCTTCAGAAATGGAAGAGGAAAGACCCAGTTGCTGTAAGGAAGAGCATGGCAAAGCCAG AAGAGCTCGACACGCTGATAGACGACAAGGGCGAGCGGCTGCGCTGCTCGCTGCTGCCGTGCAGCCCCGCGGGCGCTGCGGGTGCGCCCGTGCCCAGGCAGGTGGCAGCGCAGCCCCGGGCGCTGTGCGAGGGGCTGGCACCGTCCCTGCTCGGGCTTGGCCCCGCGGGGGCTCTGCCCGCCGAGccgccccagccccagccccagccccagccccagcccctgggcGGGCAGCAGCCGCCGTGCTACGCGCAGGGCTTCCCGCAGATGCCCACGGCGCTGCTGCAGCACCCGGCGGACCCGCGGAGCCTGTTCGGgcccgggcaggggcaggggcaggggcaggggcaggggcagggcccgctccgagcccagcccagcctggcgCAGGACTCGCCGCTGCCGGCGCAGAGCCCTCCGCGGGGCGCGCTGAAGGCGCTGCCCGAGCGCTGCGCGGCCAGCGCCGCCCCGGTCACGCTGCTGCCCGACGGGGACCTCAGCAACGACATCGACGCCCTTAATCCCTCCCTGACTGACTTCGAGCTCCAAG GGAATCTGTGGGAGGAGCTGAAGGACGACAGCCTCGCCGTGGACCCCCTGGTGCTCATCTCGTCCTCCCCGGTGCCCCCGCACAGCTTCCCCTCGCCGTGCCCGCTGCAGGGCGGGGGCACCCCCGGCACCaccatccccaccatccccatgcccggcccggccggtgctgcccccggggctgtgcccgACCCGCCGCTCACCACCCTCTACTCCGCCTTCCTGGAGCTGGACACGGTGCCCGCCGCCTACCTGAGCCCGCCCGGCTCCGCGCC